The sequence ACATCGTCGTGAAAATCATTTGAAAAATATTGCTCAGGAATTCATCAATAAAGTTGAAGATATCAATGGGGTACAGAGAATTACTCTTACTACTGCGACTCAGCTTTCTAAAGAAAATATTGATCAGATTTTAAAATCTACAGATTTGGTAAAAGCAGGTTCAAACTTTGACTTAAATCTTACCATCAATCCTGATATTTTAGGAGGATATATTTTAAGAGTAGGTGACCAGCAGATCGATGCATCTGTAAAATCTAAGCTTAATAATATCAAAAAAGATTTTCATTTAAATTAAGAAAAAAACAACCATATAATGGCAGAAATAAATCCGGCAGAAGTATCTGCGATCTTAAAACAACAGTTGGCCAACTTCGACACTCAATCAAATGTTGAGGAAGTAGGTACAGTTTTGACCATCGGTGATGGTATTGCTCGTGTATACGGGTTAGAAAATGTACAGTACGGTGAGTTGGTAAAATTTGCTAGCGATGTAGAAGGTATCGTACTAAACTTAGAAGAAGACAACGTAGGTGTGGCTCTTTTAGGTGAAAGTAAATTGGTAAGAGAAGGAGATACAGTAAGAAGAACAAACAGAATCTCTTCTATCAAAGTAGGAGAAGGGATGTTAGGTAGAGTAGTTGATACTCTAGGAAATCCAATCGATGGTAAAGGACCTATCGAAGGTGAATTGTACGAAATGCCATTGGAAAGAAAAGCTCCAGGGGTTATCTACAGACAGCCGGTAACTGAGCCTTTACAGACTGGTATCGTTGCGATTGACTCTATGATCCCTGTAGGAAGAGGTCAGAGAGAGTTGATCATTGGTGACAGACAGACAGGTAAAACTACTGTTGCGATTGATACAATCATCAACCAAAGAGAATTTTTTGATGCAGGAAATCCTGTATATTGTATATATGTTGCGATCGGGCAAAAAGCTTCTACAGTAGCTCAGATTGTAAAAACTTTATCAGATAAAGGTGCTTTAGCTTATACAGTAATTGTTGCTGCTAATGCTTCAGATCCGGTTCCAATGCAGGTTTATTCTGCAATGGCTGGTGCTTCTATCGGTGAGTTCTTCAGAGACACTGGTAGACCTGCTTTGATCATTTATGATGATTTATCTAAACAAGCGGTAGCTTACCGTGAGCTTTCTCTACTATTGAGAAGACCACCGGGCCGTGAAGCTTACCCAGGAGACGTTTTCTATCTTCACTCAAGATTATTGGAAAGAGCTGCAAAAGTGATCGCTGATGATACTATTGCAAGCCAAATGAATGACTTACCTGAGTCTTTAAGACCAATCGTAAAAGGTGGTGGTTCATTAACAGCACTTCCGATTATCGAAACTCAAGCGGGTGACGTTTCTGCATATATCCCGACAAACGTAATCTCTATTACTGACGGACAGATTTTCTTGGAAACTGACTTGTTCAACTCAGGGGTTCGTCCGGCAATCAACGTAGGTATTTCTGTATCTAGAGTTGGTGGTAATGCTCAGATCAAATCAATGAAGAAAGTTTCTGGTACACTTAAATTAGACCAGGCTCAGTATAAAGAATTGGAAGCGTTTGCTAAATTCGGTTCTGACTTAGATGCTTCTACTTTAGCAGTTATCTCTAAAGGAGAAAGAAACGTAGAGTTGTTGAAGCAGCCGGTAAATTCTCCACTTCCTGTAGATACTCAGGTTGCAATGATTTACGCTGGTACAGAGAACTTGATGAGAAACGTTCCTGTGAAAAAAGTAAAAGAATTCCAAGAAGAATATATCGCTTTCTTAAGATCTAAGCACCCTGAAACTATGGCTGCTATCAAAGCTGGGAAAATCGATAATGATATTACAGGTGTTCTTAAGCAGGCTGCTAATGATTTAGCTTCAAAATATAACTAAAATTAGTTGATGATTGTTGGTTGATAGTTGACAGAATTTTCTAAAACTAGCAACCAACAACCGACAACCAACAACTAACCCAATATGGCAAACTTAAAAGAAATACGAGGAAGAATCAGTTCAATTTCATCTACGATGCAAATCACACGTGCTATGAAAATGGTTTCGGCAGCGAAACTAAAGAAAGCACAAGATGCCATCGTAATGTTGAGACCGTATTCTGAAAAATTGCAGGAGATTATCCAGAATGTAAATTCTAGCTCAGATCCTGATCAGGTTTCTATTTATGCTCAAAAAAGAGAGGTTAAAAAAGTGCTTTTCATCGCTGTTACTTCAAACAGAGGTTTGGCAGGTGCATTTAACTCAAATATTGTGAAAGAACTGAATATTCAGTTTCAGAATAATTCTCAGTACGAAATTGAAGTTCTTACCATTGGTAAAAAAGCTTATGATGCGGTAAGAAGAAGCCGTACAGTGTTTTCTAACGAAAGCAGTGTTTTTGATAAGTTAAGTTTTGATGTAGTTTCAAACGTTACCGAAACGGTAATGAGTAACTATAGAGAAGGTAAATTTGACGAAGTGTATGTGATTTACAATAAGTTCGTTAATGCAGCTACTCAGGATGTAATTACAGAAAAAGTTCTTCCAATCTCTATGGCAGAAATTGATGCTAAAGAAACTCAGGTAGAAACAGATTATATTTTCGAACCAAATAAAGCTGAAATTTTAGATAATTTGATTCCTAAATCTATTAAGACTCAGGTTTTCAAAGCAGTGTTAGATTCAGTAGCTTCAGAGCACGGTGCTAGAATGACAGCGATGCACAAAGCAACAGACAACGCACAGGAGTTGAAGAATGACCTAGTTATTTTCTACAACAAAGCAAGACAAGCTGCCATTACAAACGAAATCTTAGAAATCGTTTCTGGAGCAGAAGCTTTGAAAAATTCGTAAGAATATATTCATAAAATATTAAAGCATCGATATCTTCGATGCTTTTTTGTTAGTTTTATTTTGTATATCTTTGTACAATAAAATTATATTTTTTTAAATGGACTCAGACGTCGTCAAGCTTTTATTAGCACTACTCTTAGTATTGCTCAATGGTTTTTTTGTAGCCGCAGAATTCTCTATCGTTAAAGTTCGTTATTCCCAAATTCAGTTGAAAGCTGCCGAAGGAAACTCGATGGCAAAACAAGCTGAACACATCATTAAACATTTAGACGAGTATCTCTCTGCAACTCAGTTAGGGATAACATTAGCTTCACTTGCCTTAGGTTTTGTAGGTGAAAGTGCTCTTCATCATATTTTCGAAAACCTTTTTCACTATTTTAATTTTCAGATTGCAGATGCTACAATAACAACTATTGCATTGGTTTCCAGTTTTCTTTTAATTACTGTAATGCATATTGTCTTTGGAGAGTTGATACCTAAATCATTAGCGATTAGAAAATCAGAAGCAACTACAATGTTCATTGCTATGCCATTGCGTGTTTTCTACACAGTTTTTAAACCATTCATTTGGACGATGAATAAGATGTCGAACTTTTTTTTACGTTTAATGAAAGTGCATCCTGCCTCAGAACACGAAATTCACTCGACAGAAGAACTTCAGCTTTTGGTAAAGCAATCCGCTGACAGTGGAGAAATTGAAGAAGAAAACTACGAAATCATTAAAAATGCTTTTGATTTTACAGATCACTCTGCAAAACAGATTATGGTTCCGCGTCAAAATATTTCATCTATAGACATTGCAGAGCCTGTGGAAGATATTATTTCTAAAATAATGGATGGCGGATATTCTCGACTACCTGTTTACAAAGATTCTATTGATAATATTATCGGAATATTTTATGCCAAAGAAATCATTCGGGAATATATAAAAAGAAAAGGCGAAATAGATCACTCCGATTTAGAAAAGCTAATGAGAGAAGCGTTCTTTGTGGTAGGTAGTAAAAAGATTTCCGATCTTTTAAAAGTTTTCCAACAAAAGAAACAGCATTTAGCAGTAGTAATTGATGAATTTGGTGGAACTGAAGGAATTATTACATTGGAAGATATTCTAGAAGAATTGGTAGGTGAAATTCAGGATGAAGAAGATGATGAGGAAAAATTGGTTGATAAAGTGGGACCAAATACATTTTGGGTAAAAGCGACACAGCCTTTGGACGAAATCAACGAATCTTTACCTAAAAAACTGACCGTTTCTGAAGAAAGTGAGTACAATACTTTGGCCGGATTTATTCTGCACGCCTTAGAAGACATTCCTGAAGAAAATCAGGAATTTGACTTGGAAAATTATCATTTCAAAATCTTAAAAATGAATAATAAGAGCGTTGAAATGGTAGAATTGATTTATAATGGAACTAATATCGTTGATGATATTTTAGACAAATTAGGAGAAGATTAAAATTTTTAGACAATGATTTTTTATAATAGCATAAAAGATTACGAAAATCCAAAACGTCAGTACGAAGAAGAAGTGCTGGTTTTGGATGAAACCGATGAAGTGTACAAATTAATTTTGCATAACGATGACATTCATACTTTTGATGATGTGATTGAAGCATTAATAGAAATTTGCAAACATGACCTCATACAAGCTGAACAGTGTACAATGCTCGTACATTACAAAGGCAAATGCACAGTAAAAACAGGATCTATGGATGTTTTGAAACCTATGCACGAAAAATTAATTTCAAGAAGCTTAACAAGCGAAATCGTATAATATAAACTCTGGTTCTACCGGAGTTTTTTTTGATTAAATATTTTGAATGAATATTTTAATCTTTCAATTCTATAATCTCTTAATTGTTTTATATTTGTACAAACTATATTAAAAATGCTTGTAATAGGAATTGCGGGAGGAACAGGATCCGGCAAAACTACGGTTGTTGATAAAATTATTCAGCAGCTTGATATCGAGGGAATGAATATTTTGTCTCAAGACAATTATTATCACGATAATCACAATCTTACACTGACGGAAAGAGAAGCGTTGAACTACGATCATCCCAAGTCAATAGATTTTGAACTGATGCTGAAACACGTAAAAGCATTAAAAAATAACGAGGCGATTGAGCAACCCGTTTACAGTTTCGTTACGCATTCAAGAACGGGCGATCATGTTACGGTTGAAC comes from Chryseobacterium sp. 3008163 and encodes:
- the atpG gene encoding ATP synthase F1 subunit gamma, which codes for MANLKEIRGRISSISSTMQITRAMKMVSAAKLKKAQDAIVMLRPYSEKLQEIIQNVNSSSDPDQVSIYAQKREVKKVLFIAVTSNRGLAGAFNSNIVKELNIQFQNNSQYEIEVLTIGKKAYDAVRRSRTVFSNESSVFDKLSFDVVSNVTETVMSNYREGKFDEVYVIYNKFVNAATQDVITEKVLPISMAEIDAKETQVETDYIFEPNKAEILDNLIPKSIKTQVFKAVLDSVASEHGARMTAMHKATDNAQELKNDLVIFYNKARQAAITNEILEIVSGAEALKNS
- a CDS encoding hemolysin family protein: MDSDVVKLLLALLLVLLNGFFVAAEFSIVKVRYSQIQLKAAEGNSMAKQAEHIIKHLDEYLSATQLGITLASLALGFVGESALHHIFENLFHYFNFQIADATITTIALVSSFLLITVMHIVFGELIPKSLAIRKSEATTMFIAMPLRVFYTVFKPFIWTMNKMSNFFLRLMKVHPASEHEIHSTEELQLLVKQSADSGEIEEENYEIIKNAFDFTDHSAKQIMVPRQNISSIDIAEPVEDIISKIMDGGYSRLPVYKDSIDNIIGIFYAKEIIREYIKRKGEIDHSDLEKLMREAFFVVGSKKISDLLKVFQQKKQHLAVVIDEFGGTEGIITLEDILEELVGEIQDEEDDEEKLVDKVGPNTFWVKATQPLDEINESLPKKLTVSEESEYNTLAGFILHALEDIPEENQEFDLENYHFKILKMNNKSVEMVELIYNGTNIVDDILDKLGED
- a CDS encoding ATP-dependent Clp protease adaptor ClpS; the encoded protein is MIFYNSIKDYENPKRQYEEEVLVLDETDEVYKLILHNDDIHTFDDVIEALIEICKHDLIQAEQCTMLVHYKGKCTVKTGSMDVLKPMHEKLISRSLTSEIV
- the atpH gene encoding ATP synthase F1 subunit delta; the encoded protein is MLTSKVAKRYAQGLLDFTNEFGQTNAVFSEMKDVKKLMSESEDLNKFFKTPYIDAKKKEDVAKEIFKDFSPVSQNLITLVIRHRRENHLKNIAQEFINKVEDINGVQRITLTTATQLSKENIDQILKSTDLVKAGSNFDLNLTINPDILGGYILRVGDQQIDASVKSKLNNIKKDFHLN
- the atpA gene encoding F0F1 ATP synthase subunit alpha, producing the protein MAEINPAEVSAILKQQLANFDTQSNVEEVGTVLTIGDGIARVYGLENVQYGELVKFASDVEGIVLNLEEDNVGVALLGESKLVREGDTVRRTNRISSIKVGEGMLGRVVDTLGNPIDGKGPIEGELYEMPLERKAPGVIYRQPVTEPLQTGIVAIDSMIPVGRGQRELIIGDRQTGKTTVAIDTIINQREFFDAGNPVYCIYVAIGQKASTVAQIVKTLSDKGALAYTVIVAANASDPVPMQVYSAMAGASIGEFFRDTGRPALIIYDDLSKQAVAYRELSLLLRRPPGREAYPGDVFYLHSRLLERAAKVIADDTIASQMNDLPESLRPIVKGGGSLTALPIIETQAGDVSAYIPTNVISITDGQIFLETDLFNSGVRPAINVGISVSRVGGNAQIKSMKKVSGTLKLDQAQYKELEAFAKFGSDLDASTLAVISKGERNVELLKQPVNSPLPVDTQVAMIYAGTENLMRNVPVKKVKEFQEEYIAFLRSKHPETMAAIKAGKIDNDITGVLKQAANDLASKYN